From Gammaproteobacteria bacterium, a single genomic window includes:
- a CDS encoding AMP-binding protein, with amino-acid sequence MDNSDFPLLSHTAAQTVARFGNTDISRDHFLADVYHVAQALPDHSYAINLCENRYHFLVAFTAALVKGQTNLLPASHAQKTILDVAQQYPNSYCLTDHRIDGIELPEFFLQLPQNLTITDGAEVPHIASDHLACIAFTSGSTGQSTPNAKTWGQLVRVTRLIQQSFGIQTLHPLTLIATVPPQHMYGLETSIMLPLVSGSCVFAGRPFYPQDIRNALLNQDGPKVLITTPTHLRVCVESGLSWPAPEFIISATAPLPQELALKAEQVFGAPVKEIYGCTECGSMASRRTVEGNIWKLFDTLRISNQDGDSIATAPYLDQAVVLGDIVICHDENRFELAGRKSDMLNIAGKRASLADLNHKLLAIEGIEDGVLFLPDCAETDTLTRLVAFVVAPALQEKQILDALRLHVDGAFLPRPIYKVEQLPREKTGKLPRKNLLSLLDQLRVGSTAHSAT; translated from the coding sequence ATGGATAATTCAGACTTTCCGCTACTTTCCCACACTGCCGCACAAACGGTCGCCCGATTTGGCAATACAGACATCAGCCGAGATCATTTTTTAGCGGATGTGTACCATGTAGCCCAGGCCCTGCCTGACCACAGCTACGCCATCAACCTGTGTGAAAATCGTTACCATTTTTTGGTGGCATTTACCGCCGCCTTGGTGAAAGGGCAAACCAATTTATTACCCGCCAGCCACGCCCAAAAAACAATTTTGGATGTGGCGCAGCAATATCCGAACAGCTATTGTTTGACGGACCACCGCATTGACGGTATTGAGCTGCCGGAATTTTTTCTGCAGTTGCCCCAAAACCTTACAATAACCGACGGCGCTGAAGTCCCTCATATCGCCTCGGACCACCTAGCCTGCATTGCGTTTACCTCGGGCAGTACCGGTCAATCCACCCCCAATGCTAAAACCTGGGGCCAACTGGTACGAGTGACCCGGCTGATTCAGCAAAGTTTTGGTATTCAAACATTACACCCACTTACGCTTATCGCCACTGTACCGCCACAACACATGTATGGCCTGGAAACCTCGATAATGCTTCCACTGGTTTCCGGTTCCTGCGTATTTGCGGGACGTCCCTTTTATCCGCAAGACATTCGCAATGCCCTGCTAAACCAGGACGGCCCCAAGGTCCTCATTACAACGCCCACCCATTTACGTGTCTGCGTGGAATCCGGCTTGTCCTGGCCCGCTCCTGAATTCATTATTTCCGCAACCGCACCGCTACCTCAGGAACTGGCGCTAAAAGCCGAGCAGGTTTTTGGCGCCCCGGTTAAGGAAATCTATGGCTGCACCGAATGCGGCTCTATGGCTTCACGCCGCACCGTAGAAGGCAATATCTGGAAGTTATTCGACACCTTACGTATCTCTAACCAGGACGGCGACAGCATAGCCACTGCACCTTACCTGGATCAGGCTGTGGTATTGGGCGATATTGTAATTTGTCACGATGAAAATCGTTTTGAGCTCGCGGGACGCAAATCTGATATGCTTAATATTGCCGGTAAGCGCGCGTCCCTGGCTGACTTGAATCACAAATTGCTGGCCATTGAAGGCATTGAGGACGGTGTGTTGTTTCTACCGGACTGCGCGGAAACCGACACACTAACCCGCTTGGTGGCCTTTGTCGTTGCTCCGGCATTGCAGGAGAAACAAATTCTGGATGCACTGCGCTTACACGTGGACGGAGCTTTTTTACCTCGTCCCATTTACAAAGTAGAGCAATTGCCCCGAGAGAAAACCGGTAAACTGCCGCGTAAAAACCTACTAAGCTTATTGGACCAACTGAGGGTAGGCAGCACGGCTCATTCGGCCACATGA
- a CDS encoding phosphopantetheine-binding protein — MIKVSDQEREVAQLIIDTLNLEDIEVDDIEPEEPLFNEGLGLDSIDALELALAISKTYGFQLRSDDSENARIFSSLRKLSEHVGKNRQT, encoded by the coding sequence ATGATCAAAGTCAGCGATCAAGAGCGCGAAGTTGCACAACTCATTATTGATACATTAAACCTGGAAGACATCGAAGTCGATGATATAGAACCGGAGGAGCCTTTGTTTAATGAAGGGCTGGGCTTGGATTCTATCGACGCTCTGGAACTGGCTCTTGCTATTTCCAAGACCTACGGCTTCCAATTGCGCTCCGATGACAGCGAGAATGCCCGAATTTTTTCCTCATTACGCAAGTTGAGCGAACACGTGGGCAAAAATCGACAAACTTAG
- a CDS encoding YdcF family protein — protein sequence MSAKQYPAETVNVQTAQCKMRESQSINTNAAPIGGDGYFTLGLSNLFVFATGGLSLLWFLRDVIQFATKTPASSNNCDVITVLGMRLEENQPGRDFISRLERARTLFETGSANTILILGGKTGNSIKSEAQSGLEYLSNSGIGSEFIVTEDQSRHTLENLSNARTIYLGKNEKRTTIITSRFHLARAHIMAKGLQLQHCMCAAEEHFLFNPKNLIRACVEAYFIHWYYTGKLWAHCIRSEKSLSRIR from the coding sequence ATGTCCGCAAAACAATACCCGGCAGAAACCGTTAACGTTCAAACCGCACAATGTAAAATGAGAGAGTCACAGTCCATCAATACCAACGCCGCCCCCATAGGCGGCGATGGTTATTTCACTTTGGGGCTTTCCAATCTGTTCGTATTTGCCACTGGCGGCCTGTCTTTGTTGTGGTTTTTGCGCGACGTCATACAATTCGCAACAAAAACTCCCGCCTCAAGCAATAACTGTGATGTTATCACCGTCTTAGGCATGCGCCTGGAAGAGAATCAGCCCGGCCGGGACTTCATCTCGCGTCTGGAGCGAGCCAGAACTTTGTTTGAAACCGGGTCCGCCAACACGATATTAATCTTGGGAGGAAAAACGGGGAACAGTATAAAAAGCGAAGCTCAAAGCGGCCTGGAGTACCTGAGCAATTCGGGCATTGGCTCCGAGTTTATAGTTACCGAGGACCAATCCCGCCACACGTTGGAAAACTTAAGCAACGCCAGAACCATTTATTTGGGCAAAAATGAAAAACGCACGACCATTATCACCAGCCGTTTCCATCTGGCTCGGGCCCATATCATGGCCAAAGGCCTGCAATTGCAGCATTGTATGTGCGCTGCAGAGGAACACTTTCTCTTCAATCCCAAAAACCTGATCCGAGCCTGCGTAGAGGCCTATTTCATTCACTGGTATTACACCGGCAAACTTTGGGCCCATTGCATTCGCAGCGAAAAGAGCCTGAGTCGAATTCGCTGA
- a CDS encoding CBS domain-containing protein → MSYKILTGHSITQKPMVNRRTVNRPTNVSLDDPALLVMTDFNLITPYSIEPTASIDATNEKMIACGVRLLFVTDSNHSLLGLITATDILGEKPLQYLKEHSGRRDEIMAQDIMTPHNMLDVVHMSDVEYSCVGDIIETAKAMGRQHLLVVEFSGDIARQTIRGLFSTTQISRQLGASIDIAERANTFAELGKAIASV, encoded by the coding sequence ATGTCCTATAAAATTCTTACCGGCCACAGTATCACCCAGAAACCCATGGTCAACCGCCGCACCGTCAACCGCCCCACGAATGTTTCACTGGATGATCCGGCGCTTTTGGTTATGACGGATTTTAATTTAATCACCCCTTACTCCATAGAACCCACCGCATCCATAGATGCGACCAACGAAAAGATGATCGCCTGCGGTGTACGCCTGCTGTTTGTAACTGACAGCAATCACTCTCTGCTGGGTTTAATCACGGCGACCGATATATTGGGAGAAAAGCCGTTACAATACTTGAAGGAACATAGCGGCAGACGCGATGAAATTATGGCGCAGGACATTATGACACCGCACAACATGCTGGACGTTGTGCATATGTCAGATGTTGAATACTCTTGCGTTGGTGATATCATAGAAACCGCAAAAGCAATGGGACGACAGCATTTGTTGGTGGTTGAATTTTCCGGAGACATTGCCCGCCAAACCATACGGGGCTTGTTCTCTACGACTCAAATCAGCCGCCAATTGGGAGCCAGTATTGACATTGCCGAACGTGCCAACACGTTTGCAGAGTTGGGCAAAGCGATAGCATCCGTGTAA
- the asnB gene encoding asparagine synthase (glutamine-hydrolyzing), translating to MCGIAFIYNNNGSDHGLHGIHAMVKALTHRGPDQQNTQISGHCALGHTRLSIVDIQGGVQPMVSDDERYSIVFNGEIYNYRTLRQTLEKRKHVFQTQSDTEVILRAYVEYGAACVKELRGMFAFAIYDSRSGELFVARDRVGIKPLYYYWNDGVLVGASEIKGVFAGCDLEPKFNLHSIQNFFKYQFSICPYTVFDSVLELPPGYTLSLSPGGEPKLREYWDLEFPLEHDHENFPEAYWLDRFEAALHDAVDSHMIGDVPIGAYLSGGIDSSTTAGLLAQHYPDVVNTFTVRFSNPNADESAITAGIADHIGVPLHQLTMDDSREGGYLDALEQTIYAIEQPQRMAVDVPFFLLSELVNNNNYKVVYTGEGADEILAGYDCYRQNNIRLWGNSLMDEEMRLQYYLDEFGDFAQDYMRMLAQLHHPQQQRQVEQTFGFYPVWRDLWHVMQGPSEGLFTGDFLKCCETNEQMQEMAAQIKPNVDGVHPLNQSLYMEVKTRLPGWILLKGDRLAMANGVEVRVPFLDHPLVELAAQIPPDLKLNGMDEKYILKMVMRDRLPQHPQQFKKRAFYTPIREWFFRDDLARELDRYLSREAILDSSLFDPDKVQQIRQKVISHPPPTNLNEYHYLMQLEWVLCCVLTIQMLHHLYIKKNGACFQNT from the coding sequence ATGTGTGGAATTGCGTTTATTTATAACAATAACGGGTCAGATCACGGTCTCCATGGGATTCACGCTATGGTAAAGGCGTTGACCCATCGCGGGCCGGATCAACAAAACACACAGATAAGCGGCCACTGTGCTTTGGGCCACACTCGGTTGAGTATCGTGGATATTCAAGGTGGCGTGCAGCCCATGGTGAGCGACGATGAGCGCTACAGTATTGTGTTCAACGGTGAAATTTATAATTACCGTACTTTGCGCCAAACGTTGGAAAAACGTAAGCATGTCTTTCAAACCCAATCGGACACAGAAGTTATATTGCGTGCTTATGTAGAATACGGCGCCGCCTGTGTCAAAGAGCTTCGCGGTATGTTTGCCTTCGCGATTTATGACAGCCGGTCCGGAGAGTTGTTTGTGGCTAGGGACCGCGTGGGAATCAAGCCGCTGTATTATTATTGGAATGATGGTGTGTTGGTGGGTGCGTCGGAGATCAAGGGGGTTTTTGCGGGCTGCGATCTTGAACCCAAGTTCAATCTTCACTCCATCCAAAACTTTTTTAAGTACCAGTTTAGCATTTGTCCCTATACAGTATTTGATTCCGTATTGGAGTTACCTCCCGGATACACTTTGAGCCTAAGTCCCGGCGGTGAACCGAAGTTGCGGGAATACTGGGATTTAGAGTTTCCCCTGGAACATGACCACGAAAACTTTCCTGAAGCATACTGGCTGGATCGATTCGAGGCTGCTTTACATGATGCCGTTGATTCTCACATGATCGGTGATGTTCCTATTGGCGCATACCTTTCCGGTGGAATTGATTCGTCAACAACGGCAGGGTTGTTGGCGCAACATTATCCGGATGTAGTTAATACATTTACGGTACGGTTTTCCAACCCCAACGCCGACGAGTCTGCGATTACAGCCGGCATTGCGGACCATATCGGCGTTCCTTTGCATCAATTAACCATGGATGACAGCCGCGAGGGCGGATACCTGGATGCCTTGGAGCAGACTATTTACGCTATCGAACAACCGCAACGTATGGCAGTAGATGTTCCGTTTTTCCTGTTGTCTGAGTTGGTAAACAACAATAACTACAAAGTGGTTTATACCGGTGAAGGGGCGGATGAAATCCTGGCCGGTTACGATTGCTATCGACAGAACAACATTCGGCTTTGGGGTAATTCCCTCATGGACGAAGAGATGCGCTTACAATATTACTTGGATGAGTTTGGCGATTTTGCTCAAGACTATATGCGTATGTTGGCGCAATTACACCATCCGCAACAACAGCGTCAAGTGGAACAAACATTTGGCTTTTATCCGGTGTGGCGTGATCTATGGCATGTGATGCAAGGTCCCAGCGAGGGGTTGTTCACCGGCGATTTTCTTAAATGTTGTGAAACTAACGAGCAGATGCAGGAAATGGCGGCGCAAATAAAACCCAATGTGGACGGAGTGCATCCGCTGAATCAGTCCTTGTACATGGAAGTGAAAACACGGTTACCCGGCTGGATACTGTTGAAAGGCGACCGCTTGGCAATGGCCAACGGTGTTGAGGTGCGGGTCCCGTTTTTGGATCATCCTTTGGTGGAGTTGGCCGCACAAATACCGCCTGACCTCAAGCTCAATGGCATGGATGAGAAGTATATTCTTAAAATGGTTATGCGGGATCGTTTACCGCAACACCCGCAACAATTCAAAAAGCGCGCATTTTATACTCCCATTCGTGAATGGTTTTTTCGGGACGATCTGGCCCGGGAGTTGGATCGGTATCTTTCTCGTGAAGCCATTCTGGATTCTTCTTTATTTGACCCGGATAAAGTACAGCAAATACGCCAGAAGGTTATTTCACACCCACCTCCGACAAATCTCAATGAATATCACTATCTTATGCAGTTGGAATGGGTGCTGTGCTGTGTCTTAACGATTCAGATGCTGCACCACTTATATATAAAGAAGAATGGCGCTTGCTTCCAAAATACTTAA
- a CDS encoding cold-shock protein: MAEGTVKWFNEAKGFGFIAPQDGSDDVFVHYSAIAGSGFKTLAEGQAVAYETERGPKGLSATNVTPL; the protein is encoded by the coding sequence ATGGCTGAAGGTACAGTAAAGTGGTTTAATGAGGCCAAAGGATTTGGTTTTATTGCGCCACAAGATGGCTCAGATGATGTATTTGTACACTATTCTGCAATTGCAGGTAGTGGTTTTAAAACGTTGGCTGAGGGACAGGCAGTAGCGTACGAGACGGAACGGGGTCCCAAAGGGTTATCGGCGACTAACGTAACGCCGCTTTAA
- the mutM gene encoding bifunctional DNA-formamidopyrimidine glycosylase/DNA-(apurinic or apyrimidinic site) lyase, whose translation MPELPEVETTLRGIEPYVLQQRVKKVIVRQPQLRWPIPDELNKQLQNRIINKISRRGKYILLHTQRGAAILHLGMSGSLRVVDALTPAQKHDHVDICFTQGHCLRLRDPRRFGALLWSETPEQHPLLSPLGVEPLSAQFDASYLHAQAHGRKRAVKLFLMDSHIVVGVGNIYANEALFAAGIHPKTAAGKISLKRYETLASAIQSILTAAIQQGGTTLKDFLGSDGKPGYFKQQLNVYDRADAPCPRCTSAIKLVKLGQRSTYFCSKCQR comes from the coding sequence ATGCCCGAGCTACCCGAAGTGGAAACCACCCTTAGGGGTATAGAACCTTATGTACTGCAACAACGCGTGAAAAAAGTCATTGTGCGCCAACCTCAGTTACGTTGGCCGATTCCTGATGAACTGAACAAACAACTACAGAACCGGATAATCAACAAGATCTCCAGACGAGGTAAGTATATATTATTACACACTCAAAGAGGTGCCGCTATTTTACACTTGGGCATGTCCGGTAGTTTGCGGGTAGTGGATGCACTGACACCAGCTCAAAAACATGACCACGTGGATATTTGTTTTACCCAAGGTCATTGCCTGCGTTTACGGGATCCACGCCGCTTTGGTGCTTTGCTGTGGAGCGAAACGCCGGAGCAACATCCGTTACTGAGCCCATTGGGAGTGGAGCCTTTGTCGGCACAGTTCGATGCAAGCTACTTACATGCACAAGCACATGGGCGCAAACGCGCCGTAAAATTGTTTTTAATGGACAGCCATATCGTCGTTGGCGTGGGCAATATTTACGCCAACGAAGCTTTGTTTGCCGCGGGCATTCATCCTAAAACCGCCGCTGGAAAAATCAGCTTGAAACGTTATGAAACATTGGCGAGCGCAATACAGTCCATACTGACAGCAGCAATACAACAAGGCGGGACTACTTTAAAAGACTTTTTGGGCAGCGACGGTAAACCCGGATATTTTAAGCAACAGCTCAATGTGTACGATCGAGCCGACGCACCCTGCCCACGCTGCACCTCAGCTATTAAACTTGTAAAGCTGGGACAAAGATCGACGTACTTTTGCAGCAAATGCCAACGGTAG
- a CDS encoding DUF4340 domain-containing protein produces the protein MVKAAQTLSMDRLTTINKRWAILLLLLLCAIGLGVLLLPEPQLPPFQAQTTQGQRFSRLDATNITRINVNLPQGSEQHLKRVLQLQRRDQTWWITQPVEFPANPIQVKKLISVLYEASHQQFEIKANELSQYGLERPQMLLEFNDEPVRVGNNDPVYQQRYILHQDKIYLINDTPALWMNKSADAFAQPALLPETGAIQSIRLPLFTVLREKGAWRLTANPQGNSRSGVSMELTAITSKLSTDVLAAYVDEWRYGQALSVQFNNAIATPKDSPQIIVQQQGREQAHIFYLDTHNQTLRRDKPNTTYQLAPETYRTLTQPTFLKHLLPDSGH, from the coding sequence TTGGTTAAAGCGGCGCAAACGCTGAGCATGGACAGGCTGACCACGATAAACAAGCGCTGGGCGATTTTGCTGCTTCTGCTCTTATGCGCCATCGGCTTGGGCGTGTTGTTGCTGCCGGAGCCCCAACTACCCCCGTTTCAAGCGCAGACAACACAAGGACAACGTTTCAGCCGCCTGGATGCAACAAACATCACGAGAATAAACGTCAACCTACCGCAGGGCAGCGAACAGCACTTAAAAAGGGTGCTGCAACTGCAACGCCGCGATCAAACCTGGTGGATCACACAACCGGTAGAGTTTCCCGCCAACCCCATCCAGGTGAAGAAACTGATCAGCGTATTATATGAAGCCAGCCATCAACAATTTGAGATCAAAGCAAATGAATTAAGCCAATATGGTTTGGAGCGCCCGCAAATGCTCCTGGAATTTAATGATGAACCTGTACGAGTGGGTAACAACGACCCCGTATACCAACAGCGCTATATTTTACACCAAGACAAAATATATTTGATCAACGATACACCGGCATTGTGGATGAACAAATCGGCCGACGCATTTGCACAGCCGGCGCTTTTACCCGAGACAGGCGCCATCCAGTCGATTCGACTGCCATTATTCACAGTGCTCCGTGAGAAAGGCGCTTGGCGTTTAACTGCGAATCCGCAAGGTAACAGCCGGTCAGGAGTCAGCATGGAATTGACCGCCATTACGTCGAAACTCAGCACGGATGTCTTGGCGGCATACGTGGATGAATGGCGCTACGGCCAGGCCCTGAGCGTTCAATTCAATAATGCGATAGCGACACCCAAAGATTCACCACAAATTATTGTGCAACAACAAGGCCGGGAACAAGCTCACATTTTCTATTTAGATACCCATAACCAGACCCTACGCCGGGATAAGCCCAACACCACATACCAACTGGCCCCGGAAACCTATCGCACATTAACACAGCCAACATTCCTTAAACACTTACTCCCGGACTCAGGACACTAG
- a CDS encoding GldG family protein yields MKITTGTRQQLRIQNAVFIGLVLLLTILLAAVTQRYKFSSDWSKFERNTLSQASQRLLHTLEQPLRFTVFATQSELLRQQREELILKYRRSHTAVEYEFIDPVEQPAIAQSKGINKDGEVIITLGERSEKLSEHHEQAYTNAIQRMARSAERWMIFLSGHGERNPLGKANHDLGEWGKQLQSKGINLQTLNLTTQPIIPVNTAVLVIASPQVDYLPGELDLIRQYLTRGGNLLWLAEPGSLYQLDPLTELLPLEFGTGQLVEPSTQLFGINNPFVALSSEYPAHEITANFNVVTLYPIARPVKGRDERDWDAQTLLRSLPRSWVETTQFSGNVGFDPQTDRKGPVDFGVTLSRIVPGIEPSSSRQQRILVIGDGDFLSNAYLGNGGNSDLGLSMANWLSHDDRFINIGVKTAVGSQLNWSGPTQLIIGFGFLFFIPLALGGTGTWLWLKRRKR; encoded by the coding sequence ATGAAAATTACCACCGGAACCCGGCAACAACTGCGCATACAAAATGCTGTGTTTATAGGGTTGGTGCTCTTGCTCACCATTTTGTTGGCCGCAGTCACCCAGCGTTACAAATTTAGCAGTGACTGGAGCAAATTTGAGCGCAACACCTTGTCCCAAGCAAGTCAGCGCTTGTTGCACACCCTGGAACAACCCCTGCGTTTTACGGTCTTTGCCACCCAATCAGAACTACTGCGGCAACAGAGAGAGGAATTGATTTTAAAATACCGCCGCTCCCACACTGCAGTGGAATACGAGTTTATCGATCCTGTGGAGCAACCCGCTATCGCCCAGTCCAAAGGAATCAACAAAGACGGAGAAGTTATTATCACCTTGGGTGAGCGTAGTGAAAAACTATCAGAGCATCATGAACAGGCCTACACCAATGCCATTCAACGCATGGCCCGTAGTGCCGAACGATGGATGATTTTCTTAAGCGGACACGGTGAACGCAACCCTCTGGGAAAAGCCAATCACGACTTGGGAGAGTGGGGTAAACAACTGCAGAGTAAGGGGATAAATTTACAAACCCTGAATCTTACGACACAACCTATTATTCCCGTAAACACCGCTGTTTTGGTTATCGCCTCACCCCAAGTGGACTATCTCCCGGGAGAACTGGACCTGATTCGCCAATACCTTACTCGGGGAGGCAACCTACTTTGGTTGGCCGAACCGGGTTCCTTGTACCAATTGGACCCTCTCACTGAACTATTGCCTTTGGAGTTCGGCACCGGTCAACTAGTGGAACCCTCTACTCAGCTCTTTGGAATTAACAATCCCTTTGTTGCCTTGAGCAGCGAATACCCTGCTCACGAAATCACGGCAAACTTTAATGTTGTCACACTATACCCCATCGCCCGCCCGGTCAAAGGGCGGGATGAACGAGACTGGGACGCACAGACATTGTTGCGCAGCCTGCCGCGCAGCTGGGTGGAGACGACTCAATTCAGCGGCAATGTAGGCTTTGATCCACAAACCGACCGCAAAGGCCCTGTAGATTTTGGCGTAACCCTCAGCCGAATCGTACCGGGCATTGAACCGTCGAGCAGCAGGCAGCAGAGGATTTTGGTCATTGGAGACGGCGATTTTCTCTCCAACGCCTATCTAGGCAATGGAGGCAACAGTGATTTAGGTCTGTCGATGGCCAACTGGCTCAGCCATGATGACCGCTTTATTAATATTGGCGTAAAAACTGCCGTAGGGTCCCAGCTAAACTGGAGCGGACCCACCCAGTTAATCATTGGTTTTGGATTTTTGTTTTTCATTCCCCTGGCTTTGGGAGGCACCGGAACCTGGCTTTGGTTAAAGCGGCGCAAACGCTGA
- a CDS encoding ABC transporter permease subunit, with protein sequence MIITLAARELRSLFVSPLAWAVLTVVQLILAYAFLLYLDYFVKLQPQLELQTTDLGITQIVVTPLLATTAIVLLIITPMVTMRLISEERRNQTMTLLLSAPLSMTELVLGKFLGALGFFLLILLLLLMMPFSLLLGTSLDFGILAGGCLALLLLISFFTALGLYISSLCNHPTVAAVSTSAVLVLLWIVDLAGGAGSQTQWLGYISMLQHIQPMLRGIINSNDIGYFVILSTAFLVLTVHRLNQQRLTHGWT encoded by the coding sequence ATGATCATAACTTTGGCAGCCCGTGAACTGCGCAGCCTATTCGTCTCACCCTTGGCTTGGGCCGTGCTCACAGTGGTGCAGCTCATACTGGCCTATGCCTTCTTATTGTACCTGGACTATTTCGTCAAACTGCAACCCCAACTGGAACTGCAAACGACGGACCTGGGTATCACTCAAATTGTGGTCACTCCATTATTGGCAACAACGGCGATTGTGCTGTTAATTATCACGCCCATGGTAACCATGCGCCTGATCAGCGAAGAACGCCGCAATCAAACTATGACACTGCTACTGTCCGCACCTTTGAGCATGACAGAATTGGTGCTGGGAAAATTTCTGGGAGCACTGGGATTTTTTCTGTTAATTTTGCTCCTGTTGTTAATGATGCCTTTCTCCTTGTTGCTGGGAACATCCTTGGATTTTGGAATTTTAGCAGGCGGGTGTTTGGCTCTATTGCTTTTGATCAGCTTTTTTACCGCATTGGGTTTGTACATCTCGTCTTTGTGTAACCACCCCACTGTCGCCGCCGTTAGCACTTCGGCGGTGTTGGTTCTATTGTGGATAGTGGATTTGGCCGGTGGTGCCGGAAGTCAAACGCAATGGCTGGGATATATTTCAATGTTGCAGCACATACAACCCATGCTACGCGGCATTATCAACAGCAACGATATTGGCTATTTTGTGATTCTGTCCACGGCGTTTCTGGTGTTAACGGTGCACCGCCTCAATCAACAACGTTTGACACACGGCTGGACCTGA
- a CDS encoding ABC transporter ATP-binding protein, translating into MHSQTMTEEHSDRDKHCYIKVTALSRYFGNIKAVDDVSFELHRGEILGFLGPNGAGKSTTMQLLTGNLAATRGEIQINGIDLLEQPRQAKSNIGYLPEQPPLYKEFTVEEYLRFCARLHRIDPSRLSSRVGSTLQRLELGPVQNRLIGNLSKGYQQRVGIAQAIIHQPPVIILDEPTVGLDPKQIRGVRDLIQELGKDHGVILSTHILSEVQAVCDRVQIINNGKLVLQEQVDRLENHLHSRSLIVGFDTKRQVSDFAAITSMDSIERLDDHRFRMRHQAHQSPAQQLVKLSVEKNWQLNQLTPEQQSLEQIFINLTVSEQKNLTAPDSPATEEIQ; encoded by the coding sequence ATGCACAGCCAAACCATGACAGAAGAACACAGCGATAGGGACAAACACTGCTACATTAAAGTGACCGCCCTGAGCCGTTATTTCGGCAACATCAAGGCCGTGGATGACGTGAGCTTTGAGCTGCACCGTGGTGAAATACTGGGTTTTCTAGGTCCCAACGGTGCAGGCAAATCCACCACCATGCAGTTACTTACGGGAAATTTGGCCGCCACTCGCGGTGAAATACAGATCAACGGTATTGATTTGCTGGAACAGCCGCGGCAAGCCAAGAGCAATATTGGCTATTTGCCCGAACAGCCTCCCTTATACAAGGAATTCACCGTTGAGGAATACCTAAGATTTTGCGCCCGTCTGCATCGCATTGATCCATCCCGGTTGTCCTCTCGTGTGGGCAGCACCCTGCAACGCCTGGAGCTCGGACCGGTTCAAAATCGACTCATTGGTAACTTGTCCAAGGGTTATCAACAACGTGTCGGCATCGCCCAAGCGATCATTCACCAACCGCCGGTTATTATTCTGGATGAACCCACCGTAGGTCTGGATCCGAAACAGATTCGTGGAGTGAGAGATTTGATTCAGGAGTTAGGTAAAGACCACGGCGTTATCTTATCCACTCACATATTATCTGAAGTACAGGCGGTGTGTGACCGTGTGCAAATAATCAACAATGGTAAACTGGTACTGCAAGAACAAGTGGATCGATTGGAAAACCATTTACACAGCCGCAGCCTCATTGTCGGATTTGACACCAAACGTCAAGTAAGCGACTTCGCCGCCATAACATCAATGGATTCAATAGAACGCCTGGATGATCACCGCTTTCGCATGCGCCATCAAGCACATCAAAGCCCTGCGCAACAGCTGGTCAAGCTTTCAGTGGAAAAAAATTGGCAACTTAACCAACTGACCCCGGAGCAACAATCACTGGAACAAATTTTTATAAATCTCACCGTGTCGGAACAAAAAAATCTCACGGCTCCGGACTCCCCTGCTACAGAGGAAATCCAATGA